The following proteins are co-located in the Rhea pennata isolate bPtePen1 chromosome 2, bPtePen1.pri, whole genome shotgun sequence genome:
- the CRYGN gene encoding gamma-crystallin N yields the protein MSQYSGKIAFYEGKCFSGRKLELCGACESFQERGFAPRASSVRVRSGAWVCFDHAGFRGRQCVLERGDYPDFSRWDGHGDHVGSCRPVGMHGEHYRIEIFEGTRFGGRSLEFTEDCSFLQGRGWDKNYVNAVKVYGDGAWVLYEKPSYRGRMYMVERGEYSSCHEWQAQRPNIQSIRRVINYF from the exons ATGTCTCAGTATTCGGGAAAA ATCGCTTTCTACGAGGGCAAATGCTTCAGCGGGCGGAAGCTGGAGCTCTGCGGGGCCTGCGAGAGCTTCCAGGAGAGGGGCTTCGCCCCGCGCGCGAGCTCCGTCCGCGTCCGCAGCGGCGCCTGGGTCTGCTTCGACCACGCCGGCTTCCGCGGGCGCCAGTGCGTGCTGGAGCGCGGCGACTACCCCGACTTCAGCCGCTGGGACGGCCACGGCGACCACGTGGGCTCCTGCCGGCCCGTGGGCATG CACGGAGAGCATTACCGAATCGAAATATTTGAGGGGACCCGTTTCGGCGGTCGCAGCCTGGAGTTCACCGAAGATTGTTCCTTCCTGCAAGGACGAGGCTGGGACAAGAACTACGTCAACGCCGTCAAAGTGTATGGCGACGGCGC GTGGGTGCTGTACGAGAAGCCCAGTTACCGAGGCCGTATGTACATGGTGGAGCGGGGAGAGTACAGCAGCTGCCACGAGTGGCAAGCACAGAGGCCCAACATCCAGTCCATCAGAAGAGTCATCAACTACTTCTAG